A region from the Marinobacter sp. SS13-12 genome encodes:
- a CDS encoding rhomboid family intramembrane serine protease — MLIIPAENSVNWKRPPWVTLGLMLACVLVFTFYQGGDSRLTEQAIKEYLESDLQALEAPLYEDYLQRQIRFEGDEERVYELQNFQQLRQEGGDLWVAYSLLSDREFYQYMLENRDVLLAPAERRRWVEQRGEIQTRLMDSLSANQLGLVPAEFSLYTLITYQFLHGGWGHIIGNLVFLFLLGFTVEKALGPGRFLLAYLLCGAISGVVFTAFSMGSHIPLVGASGSISGLMGMYVAIYGLQKIRFFYFVGVYFNYFRAPALAILPVWLGKEIYDYWFAGATGIAYMAHAGGLVAGAGMVWLLGKSWLQVKEEFFEPEEDEQDERFTTGYSQAMASLGRLEFDLARRQFEALREHYPDRTVLLEHLYQLAKLRPDLPEYRERARELMNESLSRRQPEQMIEIWQEYLGKGEGHQPLSAEDHNRVLFTSLKQHDLKAAEKAFERLKSTGDELLTAEACRLLVEEFEKLQMTPKARHYRQLL, encoded by the coding sequence ATGCTGATTATCCCCGCAGAAAACTCCGTTAACTGGAAGCGCCCGCCCTGGGTGACCCTGGGTTTGATGCTGGCCTGTGTGTTGGTATTCACGTTTTACCAGGGCGGCGACAGCCGTTTGACCGAGCAGGCGATCAAGGAGTATCTGGAGTCGGATCTGCAGGCGCTCGAGGCACCGTTGTACGAAGACTATCTGCAGCGCCAGATTCGCTTCGAGGGGGATGAGGAGCGGGTTTACGAGCTCCAGAATTTCCAGCAGCTGCGCCAGGAGGGTGGTGATCTGTGGGTGGCCTACAGCCTGCTGTCGGATCGTGAATTCTACCAGTACATGCTGGAAAACCGGGATGTGCTGCTGGCGCCCGCGGAACGTCGGCGCTGGGTGGAGCAGCGGGGCGAGATCCAGACCCGGCTGATGGACAGCCTCAGCGCCAACCAACTGGGCCTGGTGCCAGCGGAGTTTTCGCTCTACACCCTGATTACCTACCAGTTTCTCCACGGTGGTTGGGGACACATCATTGGCAACCTGGTGTTCCTGTTCCTGCTGGGTTTTACCGTTGAGAAGGCCCTGGGGCCCGGTCGATTCCTGTTGGCTTACCTGCTTTGCGGGGCAATTTCCGGCGTGGTGTTTACCGCATTCTCCATGGGTAGCCATATTCCCCTGGTGGGCGCATCCGGCTCGATATCAGGGCTGATGGGTATGTACGTGGCCATTTACGGGCTGCAGAAAATCCGCTTCTTCTATTTCGTGGGCGTGTATTTCAATTATTTCCGGGCGCCGGCACTTGCGATCCTGCCGGTGTGGCTGGGTAAGGAAATCTACGATTACTGGTTCGCCGGTGCCACCGGCATTGCTTACATGGCCCACGCCGGCGGACTGGTGGCAGGCGCTGGCATGGTGTGGTTGTTGGGCAAGAGCTGGCTGCAGGTAAAGGAAGAGTTCTTCGAGCCGGAAGAGGATGAGCAGGACGAGCGCTTTACCACCGGCTACAGCCAGGCCATGGCCAGCCTGGGGCGACTGGAGTTTGACCTGGCCCGGCGCCAGTTTGAGGCGCTGCGGGAACATTACCCTGATCGCACCGTTCTGCTGGAGCATCTGTACCAGCTGGCGAAACTGCGCCCGGATCTGCCGGAATACCGGGAGCGGGCACGGGAATTGATGAATGAGTCCCTCAGCCGTCGTCAGCCGGAACAGATGATTGAAATATGGCAGGAATACCTGGGTAAAGGCGAGGGTCATCAGCCGCTGAGTGCCGAAGACCACAACCGGGTTTTGTTCACCAGCCTGAAACAACACGATCTCAAAGCTGCAGAAAAGGCCTTCGAGAGACTCAAGAGCACCGGTGATGAGCTTCTGACGGCGGAGGCCTGTCGATTGCTGGTAGAAGAGTTCGAAAAGCTCCAGATGACGCCAAAGGCTCGCCACTACCGGCAGTTGCTATAA
- a CDS encoding ABC transporter ATP-binding protein: MEQASDLSTPGEDTTGRNDHRYTWKGILSLALKHKPRLVRANVLAILATVVSVPIPLLLPVLVDEVLLDEAGPVLPVMQAMLPQAWHMPVVYIGLMVVTAFLLRLLSLAFNVLQSREFSKISKDVVFRVRSRLLGRLQRVAMSEYETRGSGGITSHFITDLDTIDQFLGTSISRFIVASLTVTGTAIVLMWVHWQLGLLILLFNPLVIFATMLIGKRVKELKRQENSAYEDFQGDLTETLDAIHQLRAANREQHYLRQLISRARTVRDHAIQFEWRSDAATRASFALFQFGVDTFRAAAMVTVLFSDLSIGMMFAIFGYLWFMLTPVQEMLNMQYAWFAANAALGRINRLLELEEEPRYPALENPFKGRHTVGLTLKNIHFSYGEEAVLKGINLHLEPGEKVAVVGASGGGKSTLVQVILGMYTPQQGEVLLGGVPVQRIGLPCVREHVATVLQHPALFNDTVRQNLTLGRDRTDAEMWQALEIAQLDKTVADMPRQLDTMIGRQGVRLSGGQRQRLAIARMVLSDPSVVILDEATSALDAETEFQLHQDLEDFLRQRTTLIIAHRLSAVKQANRVYVFEDGYITEEGHHDELIARQGLYSQLYGDRQA; encoded by the coding sequence TTGGAACAGGCATCAGACCTGAGCACACCGGGTGAGGATACGACAGGCCGGAATGATCACCGGTATACCTGGAAGGGCATTCTGTCTCTCGCACTCAAGCACAAACCGAGACTGGTGCGGGCCAACGTGCTGGCCATCCTGGCTACGGTGGTCAGTGTGCCTATCCCGCTGTTGTTGCCGGTGCTGGTGGACGAAGTCCTGCTGGATGAGGCCGGCCCCGTATTGCCTGTCATGCAGGCCATGCTGCCCCAGGCCTGGCACATGCCGGTGGTGTATATCGGCCTGATGGTGGTGACCGCGTTTCTGCTGAGGCTGCTGTCGCTCGCCTTTAACGTGCTCCAGTCCCGGGAATTCTCCAAGATTTCCAAGGATGTGGTGTTCCGGGTCCGCTCGCGGCTGCTGGGCCGGCTGCAGCGGGTGGCCATGTCGGAGTATGAAACCCGGGGATCCGGGGGGATCACCAGTCACTTCATTACCGACCTGGACACCATCGACCAGTTTCTCGGTACCAGCATCAGCCGTTTTATCGTGGCGAGCCTGACGGTCACCGGAACCGCCATCGTGCTGATGTGGGTGCATTGGCAACTGGGGCTGTTGATCCTGTTGTTCAATCCGCTGGTGATCTTCGCCACCATGCTTATCGGCAAACGGGTCAAGGAACTCAAGCGTCAGGAAAACAGCGCCTATGAGGACTTCCAGGGTGACCTGACCGAAACCCTGGACGCCATTCATCAGCTCCGGGCGGCCAACCGCGAACAGCATTACCTGCGTCAGCTGATCAGCCGTGCCCGCACGGTCCGCGATCACGCCATCCAGTTCGAGTGGCGCAGTGATGCCGCCACCCGGGCCAGCTTTGCACTGTTCCAGTTTGGTGTGGACACCTTTCGCGCAGCCGCCATGGTGACGGTACTGTTCAGCGACCTGAGTATCGGCATGATGTTCGCGATCTTCGGCTACCTGTGGTTCATGCTGACGCCGGTACAGGAAATGCTCAACATGCAGTACGCCTGGTTTGCAGCCAATGCTGCTCTCGGACGCATTAACCGGTTGCTGGAACTGGAAGAGGAACCCCGTTACCCCGCCCTGGAGAATCCTTTCAAAGGCCGGCACACCGTCGGCCTTACCCTGAAGAACATCCACTTCAGCTATGGTGAGGAAGCTGTTCTCAAGGGCATCAACCTGCATCTGGAGCCGGGTGAAAAAGTCGCGGTTGTGGGGGCCAGCGGTGGCGGTAAATCCACTCTGGTGCAGGTGATACTGGGCATGTATACCCCGCAACAGGGGGAAGTGCTTCTGGGGGGAGTTCCGGTTCAGCGCATCGGGCTTCCCTGCGTTCGAGAGCATGTGGCCACAGTGCTGCAGCACCCCGCCCTGTTCAACGATACCGTGCGCCAGAACCTGACCCTCGGCCGGGACAGGACCGACGCCGAGATGTGGCAGGCGCTGGAAATCGCCCAACTGGATAAAACCGTGGCGGATATGCCCCGCCAGCTGGACACCATGATCGGCCGCCAGGGCGTGCGCCTGTCCGGTGGTCAGCGCCAGCGGCTGGCCATTGCCCGGATGGTGTTGTCAGATCCCTCGGTGGTCATCCTTGACGAAGCTACCTCTGCGCTGGATGCGGAAACCGAGTTCCAGTTACACCAGGATCTGGAGGATTTTCTGCGCCAACGCACCACCCTGATCATTGCCCACCGGCTCAGTGCAGTGAAACAGGCAAACCGGGTGTATGTCTTTGAGGATGGCTACATCACCGAGGAAGGGCACCACGATGAGCTGATTGCCCGGCAGGGCCTCTATTCGCAGCTATACGGGGACCGGCAGGCCTGA